One Triticum dicoccoides isolate Atlit2015 ecotype Zavitan chromosome 3B, WEW_v2.0, whole genome shotgun sequence genomic window, CAGCCAATAGTAGCAGTAAAGAAGCGCAACAGCAGCGTTGAGGCGAAGCAGCGGCATCAGTGAGCAAGGCAACAACAGTAGGGAGCAGTACCAGCGAGCAGCATAGAGCAAAGTAGCACGGCAGGAGTAGCGTTGGCATCAGGCAGAGCATGCAGCAGCGACGACAACGTCAAGCGGTCAGCACCAACAGCAGAGCAACAACGTGCGGCCAGGGGACGGCCGGCGCTTGGCCGGACGCGCCAGCGGGAGTACGGGGCGTCGTGGCGTGGGTGGCTTTGGGTGTGCGTGGgctgcagcagcagtagcaggccgCACCAGTAGCAGCAGTGGCGGCTCGCAGGCACGGCCAAGCTCGGGCGGGCTCCTGTAAGGAAGGAGGCGGCGACTACAGCGGCAGTCCGAGGCGGGGAGAAGGGGAACGGGCGGCGGCTGACCCCGGGGAAGCCGTGGACGAGCTCGGCGAGGCCGGGAGGCGCCGGTGGTGCAGATCGACGTCGATGGCCGCAGCGGCCGTAGTCGAGGAAGACGGACGATTCGGTCGAGGTGGGTGCTTCGAGCTCGAGTGGATCCGTGTAGGGGAAGCAGGGGAGGCATGTGGAGCTCCTGGCGCAAGCTCAGACGAAAGGGACGACGCTGGCCGCGGAGACGATGAGGCGGTGACGGCGGCGGTGCCGAAGGTGGAAGACGACGAGGATCCGGGGAAGCAACGCCTCCCAGCTCGCACTGCTGGCTGTAGTAGACGCAGGAGATGCCGACGATGCTCCTCGACGTCTTCGCTTGGCTCGGGGAGGTCGTCGGCCATGGTCACGGCGAGGCGGCAGCAGCGGCCGCGTCGGGTGGGCGCAGGGGAGAAAGGGATCtggggagagggagagtggaggacggAGTGGGGAGCGAGGGGGCAAGTGGGGGAGGGGACCGAGGCGCCGCAGGGGGGCGGCATCCTTATCGCCTCCGCGGTGACGCCGACGAGCTGGTCCGGCAGGGACTGCTCGGTCGCAGGCGCCCGGTCGCGTGAGCAGTGGCGAAGAAAGGCGACCGAGGGAGTGcagggttgggccggcctggctggcccGAGGCTCAGCGGGGCTGGGAGGTGGTCTAGGCCTGTGGGCTTCCCCTTTTCTTTACCTTTTCTTTTGTAATATACTTTTTTTATAAAATAAACAACTAGCCCCTGTTTTATTatttttagagtatttaaacacaTTATAAAAATATGATTTCAACATGAAAAATATCCGGGGACTATTCGCCACacctcgaacattttagtttcatgTTTGATaaaatttgaattttgactttaaacttggttttgaatttgagtttgaaatAAGATTTGGATCAAGCAAGGATTAGTAACAATAATGtaatgacgtggcaccattagcagggtttactgtagcatgacaccggGGGtgttacacctcccaaaatgtttttatctcttaattttcattttgagctctagcacctctacaaatccctacttccctctgcgaagggcctttcttttactttaagcaattttattttttgaacttgagtctccatcttctcttaaaggggcactatgatcgtatttgagcattgggcgtagctaatattcgagtgtgtttcatgaatggatcaattattgagcataatgggctaggaataacttgctttagtgttgatattttgaaagacatggttgcttgttggtatgcttgagtattaaagtcttcatgtcaaaactagactattgctttgaaccatataaaagtccaaatgtccatgctatgaagaaaggattatgtgatgaacatgttaggcagcattccacatcaaaaattctgtatttatcatttacctactcgaggacgagtaggaattaagcttggggatgctaatacgtctccaacgtatctataatttttgattgttccatgctgttatattatcagtcttggatgttttaaaatcattttatagtccttttatatcattttttggtactaacctattgacttagtgcacagtgccagttgctgttttctgcttgttttttacatcgcaagaaatcaataccaaacggattccaaatgcaacgaaatgttctgtggattttttttggaccagaagacatccagtgggccgaagAAGTACCGGAGAGGGAGCCCGAggaggcacaagacaccagggggcgcctgggcccccaggcgcgcccaggtgggttgtgcccacctcggtggcctcccacatcgcttctttgctctataaataccccaatattccagaaaccctaggggagtcgacgaaaatcaattccagtcgccgcaagttccagaaacaccagaccaaatctagacaccatcacagaggggttcatcatgtccattggtgcctctctgatgatgcgtgagtagttctttgtagacctacaggtccgtagttagtagctagatggcttcctctctctctcgcttgattctcaatacagtggtctcttggagatccatatgatgtaagtctttttgcggtgtgtttgttgggatccgatgaactttgagtttatgatcagatctatgtttttatccatgaaagttatttgagtcttctttgatctcttatatgcatgattgattatagccttgtatttcttctttaatatttgggttttgtttcgccaactcgatctatttatcttgcaatgggaagaggtgctttgtgatgggttcgatcttacggtgcttgatcccagtgacagaaggggaaatgacacgtatgtattgttgatattaaggataacaagatggggtctatttatacataattacatcttgtctacatcatgtcatcgttctaattgcattactccgtttttccatgaacttaatacactagatgcatgctggatagcggtcgatatgtggactaatagtagtagatgcaggcaggagtcggtctactaatcttggatgtgatgcctatataatgatcattgcctggatatcgtcatgattatttgaagttgtaTCAATTGCcagagtaattgttttcccaccatttgctatttttctcgagagaagccactagtgaaacctacggcccccgggtctcttcttatcatatttgcctttgcgatctattttcctttgcttttattttcagatctattaaaccaaaaatacaaaaataccttgctgcactttattttatttgtgatctatttatcctatctatcacaatTTATCATGTCTTCTCGCCAATTTGTGGCACCGTTACCgaaaagggattgacaacgcctttaacacgtcgagttgcgagtatttgttatttgtgtgcaggggttgtttacgttgtgtttcgtggttctcctactggtttgataaccttggtctcatcactgagggaaatacctaccgtcattgtgctgcatcatcccttcctctttggggaaatactgacgtagttcaagcaggcatcatTCCGCAACTTTAATTCCTTTGAAAATCTCTTATTCCCGGATATTTGATACAGTCGATATTGTCACCAAATTCTCGAATGGGGAGGAGATCGAAAAGGAATCCatcaaagagtatgagcttctggcaaagcaaggaggcggctttcccggtttcatctcttggttcaaacaaacgataatttccattagaccattccCATTTCTTTGTCTAATTTGCGGCTAATGCAACAAtgctttcgtattaaacttgtaggctaattcagagtctatggacgctgaGTTGAGatgagtcgctaatggttttgattataaggtccgttcatttgacaaatacgacatcaacgggtatcgctttcgtacctacgacaaaaagctatctatggccgactgaaagtctacaaattgttgtgtctctgctatcggcgatggaggtatcgagtattatgggagagttgaagcaatttatgaacttctattctatgatgAAAATGCACCGAACGTCGtactcttcaaatgttattggttccagccgaaggagactagaaggactcatgaacatatagggctagtcgaaatcaaacaaagaacACATttagatgttcccgatgtctatattacggctcaacaagcgatccaagttttctatctaccataGGCCTGCCAAACTGATCCAAATCAGAATggttgggatgtcatttatgaagtgccaccacgtgttagaccacctccccccaatgaagaggattatgaacctcacattaacccagacacatatgaaggtgaattcttccaagaaacacgtctttccaaaaaatgcTTCAATAAATGCTCTACTtcacccaaaacattgaagtagacaacgacagtgaatccgacttcaccattgagccagaacaagaagaggttactgttgcGGATGACTTGTCAATGCTTAATCGATTACATAAAGGTGGCCTTCCAGATGTTGATGCCGCTGAACCCAATGAGCACTTCAttcatgatagtgatgatgatgatgcatttattgatcccggAGCATTTATTAAACCCGACAATCAAGATTATTATTAGGTATTCATTGTTTTTATGTTGTaattgatttatatagttacttgtatgattgtatgatttacaTAGTTACTtgcataattttcttactttgtatggttgtttgttatacatagtgccatggtcttgatatccgtccccgtcggccctcgcccggtttatgattcagatgtggtatattctcttttataactatttgttgcatttcgcatttatgacaattatggccatcaagttgacatagagatatttttatctaggaggtatatgAACCAGAAATTGTAgctgaccctcttgtcgagaagttaaatttagttgaaaaagaaaacgagtatttgaaaaaaaattgaagaagagaagatgaattggagttgtatgttgccgatgtcgtcgatgatcacaagataaagatagatgcaatgtgcttgaagatggacgcaatgcgcttgaagattaagaagattacaaaatatgccattgataatgaggtttCATTATGCCATTgggtcaattgttaccttagttgcgatcttgatcgcatttgttgtgatgagggtaagttacctccaaaatgacataattagcttattTAGTTTATTTATGACATAAGTAGCTTATTCATTTCAAAAATGACATAATGACCTTGGTTCTCTCATagatgtcatatacttagcttattttcctccaaaatggcataattacctaagttatataaaaagaaagaatagaagaagaaagagaagaaaaagaatgaacaaagaagaagaatgagaatgaGGAGGAAAATGATGAAAagatagaagagaagaagaaatatgagaaaagaagaagaagaagaaaatatcttcttcttcttcttctagtcttctcttcttcttcttcttcttcttcttcttcttcttcttcttcttcttcttattattattattattattattattattattattattattattattattattattattattattattattattattattattattattattattattattattattattattattattattattattctacttctagtcttcttcttcttctagtcttcttcttcttcttcttcttcttcttcttcttcttcttcttcttcttcttcttcttcttcttcttcttctagttttcttcttcttctaactttcttactcCCATTTTTGCAGGTttgattcacttcatggaagcagcATTGATGGACTGCTAGTGTTTAGTTCTTGCTTTCATTTGTATTGATGAACAATG contains:
- the LOC119281300 gene encoding uncharacterized protein LOC119281300 isoform X1 — encoded protein: MPPPCGASVPSPTCPLAPHSVLHSPSPQIPFSPAPTRRGRCCRLAVTMADDLPEPSEDVEEHRRHLLRLLQPAVRAGRRCFPGSSSSSTFGTAAVTASSSPRPASSLSSELAPGAPHASPASPTRIHSSSKHPPRPNRPSSSTTAAAAIDVDLHHRRLPASPSSSTASPGWWSPGARCHL